The DNA window CATCATTCAATCCATCGCCCACCATCATTACCTGATAGTTTTCGTCTTGCACCTGTTTAATAAAATCGCGTTTATTTTTTGGTAATTGATTGAAACATATACCCGCCTTACTTCCAAAAATGTTTTGAAGGTTTTCTTTTTCGTTGTCATTGTCGCCTGATAGCAAGGCAAGTTTGTAGCTGCCATCGTTCAATTTGCTTATCATATCTGCAATGCCATCACGATACTTATTATTTATTTCAAAATAACCCATGTACTTGTTTTCGATGCTTAGATGCACACAAGAACCTTGCGGTGCATTGGCATCGGAGTTGCCAACCCATTGCTTATTTCCTAATTTTATAGCGGTACCATTGGCCATTCCTGCTATACCGAAACCACTTTGCTCATTAACACTGGTTACCTGTAAAAACTCTTTTTGATGTAAAGAATTGGCAACTGCTTTACTGTGCGGATGCGATGACTGCCTGGCAATGCTGTACACTAATTTTTGGTAATGGGTAGAAAGCTCTTTGCCAAAATACTTAACATGCGATGCTCCTGAGGTTGTGAGGGTGCCGGTTTTATCAAAAATAATATATGATATATCGGCAAGTTGTTCAATTACTTTATGGCTGCGCAGGTATATTTTGCTTTTTGCCAAAATGCGCATCATGTTGCCAAAAGTGAAAGGAGCTGATAATGCAAGGGCACAAGGGCATGCAATAACAAGCACAGCGGTAAAGGCATTGATGGCGCGCAACCTGTCCTGCTGCCACCATACCATTGCGGCAACTATGGCTACAACTATGGTAACTACAATAAACCATTTGCTTATCAGATGAACGAGTTTTTCAAATTTGCTTTCGTTATTCTTTTGCATGTGTTCACTCCACAATTGCGTAATGTATCCCTTGGCCATTTCGCGCGACACAAGACACTCAATCATTCCTCCACAATTTTTGGCACCTGCATACAGCAGCTCGCCACTGGCGTGCTTCACAGCATTTGTTTCACCGGTAACAAAGGCATAATCAACATTGGCCATGTTGCTTTGAAGGATAGCGTCAACCGGAATTATTTCCTGTTGCCGTATCAGTATTCTGTCGCCTACTTTTAGCGTGTCGGCAGCAACATCCTTTTCGAGTCCATTAATAAGCGTAGTAACTGAAATTGGAAAATACGATTTGTAATCGCGGCTAAATGAAAGAGACTCAAATGTAAAGTCCTGAAACCAGCGCCCTATTAACATAAAGAATATTAGCCCGCTGCCACTGTCTAAATATCCGGTGCCGGTGCCTGAAAGTATTTCGTATACACTGCGAATAAAGATAGCTGCAATGCCCAACGCAATGGGCGCATCAATGGATACCTGCTTATGCTTTAATGAGCGATATGACTGAATAAAAAATTCGGAAGCGCTGTAAATAAAAACAGGCAAGGATAAGAGTAAACTCATGTAGCTAAAGAAATATTTCAAGCTATCATCAGCTAAATTTCCCGCAGAAAAATAATCCGGAAAACTCAGCATCATAATATTTCCGAAACAAAACCCGGCCACACCAATACGAATAATTCTGCTACGGTTAGCTGAGATGGTTTGTTCTTTCCTGTTAGTATCTAAATTGATGGCGGGTTCATAACCCACCGCGGCAAGTTGTTCTGTTACCTGTCGCAGTGTTGTTTGACGTTCGTCAAAAACAATTTTTAATTCTTTGCACAGAAAATTTACTTTGCTTTCGACAATGCCTTTATTAAGTCTTCTGAAATTTTCGAGCAACCAAATGCAGCTGCTGCAATGCATTGCAGGAATAAAAAAGGTAAGATATACCAAGCTTCCATTTCGGTATTGAACCAGTTTTTCGGCTGCCCATTTTTCATCAAG is part of the Bacteroidota bacterium genome and encodes:
- a CDS encoding heavy metal translocating P-type ATPase metal-binding domain-containing protein, which produces MPKVVEQELCFHCGAICQDDAITADEKTFCCNGCILVYEVLRENNLCSYYEYQKQPGIKTALRDDRRFRYLDEKWAAEKLVQYRNGSLVYLTFFIPAMHCSSCIWLLENFRRLNKGIVESKVNFLCKELKIVFDERQTTLRQVTEQLAAVGYEPAINLDTNRKEQTISANRSRIIRIGVAGFCFGNIMMLSFPDYFSAGNLADDSLKYFFSYMSLLLSLPVFIYSASEFFIQSYRSLKHKQVSIDAPIALGIAAIFIRSVYEILSGTGTGYLDSGSGLIFFMLIGRWFQDFTFESLSFSRDYKSYFPISVTTLINGLEKDVAADTLKVGDRILIRQQEIIPVDAILQSNMANVDYAFVTGETNAVKHASGELLYAGAKNCGGMIECLVSREMAKGYITQLWSEHMQKNNESKFEKLVHLISKWFIVVTIVVAIVAAMVWWQQDRLRAINAFTAVLVIACPCALALSAPFTFGNMMRILAKSKIYLRSHKVIEQLADISYIIFDKTGTLTTSGASHVKYFGKELSTHYQKLVYSIARQSSHPHSKAVANSLHQKEFLQVTSVNEQSGFGIAGMANGTAIKLGNKQWVGNSDANAPQGSCVHLSIENKYMGYFEINNKYRDGIADMISKLNDGSYKLALLSGDNDNEKENLQNIFGSKAGICFNQLPKNKRDFIKQVQDENYQVMMVGDGLNDAGALMQSNVGMSVSENTNAFTPASDTIIDASAIKHIPALLTYAKVSMRIIVISFIISLLYNVVGLSFAVTGTLSPLIAAILMPISTISLVLFTVAASSLYARRLKIGKKNIE